Sequence from the Arvicola amphibius chromosome 3, mArvAmp1.2, whole genome shotgun sequence genome:
GAAAAATGAACCCCTGCCCTCACAGCCTTTACCAGTAGCCCCTCAGCTAGTGGTAAGGCCTCGTGTGCCCCTCTCCAGTTCATGCTGGAATGCTGATGGGCGGCTCTCGTGCAGGTCTTGTTATGTAGGTAACCCCTGTTGCTGTGAGTGCAGCAGCATGCGCTTCTCCCCACATGCTCCATCTTGTCCTGGTCTAGTGAAGCCTTAGTCAGCAactgcagctgctgtgagctcatgagtGTGAGCCCCGTGTGATGTTCAGAAGACTGTCATacaccctccttcccacctccccttcctccacaatGCCCCCTAAGCCTTGGAAGGATGATACACGTCCCATTCATGACTGGACGTTGAACCATTGTTTATTCTCACCAAGATAGATTTTAAGTCAAGCACTTTCTGAAAATTCCTGTTGGGAATGTTAGAATTTGATTCCCTCGTGtttgcttgttctttctttctttctttctttctttctttctttctttctttctttctttctttctttctttctttctttctgtaatatTGCTGCAAAAatgtctttcttatttcttaggTCTAGGTGAGTTACTAGACGAAGTGAGGCCTTGGTTTACTAATGGTGGCAGGAATGAGGCCAAATGTTCTTCACCTTATTATGTGTGTGGTAGGTCTAAAcaatagaaaacaataataaatctaggtgtggtggtgtatgctgtTGTCTCTGCTCTCTAGCCGGAGACAGGAaaaccagaagttcaaagtcacccttatGTTCTCCAGGCTGAGTATCCTGGGATCATGAGACTGTCAAAGGGCTGAGGAGGTACCCGAGTCAGTAAAGTTacgcaagcctgatgacctgagtttagatccacagaactcaaaaaaaaaaaaaaaaaaaaaaaaaaggccaggttttgtgtgtgtgtgtaatcacagTACTGAAAGGGTAGAGCCAGGTCCCTCAAGTTTgttggctagccagcctagctggATCAGtaagcttcaagttcagtgagaaatcctgccttaaaaataaaggtagagggctggagagatggctcagtggttaagagcactgcttgctcttccaaaggtcctgagttcaattcccagcaaccacatggtggttcacaaccacctgtaatgagatctggtgccctcttctggcctgtaggcatgcatgcaggcaaaccactgtatacttaaataaataaatttttaaaaaaaataaataaaggtagaaAGCAGTTAAGGAAAGATAGCTGATgctgacctctgtcctccacacatgtgtatccacacccacaccccacaacgtaacacacacacacctgaaaatttaaaaataagatcagTGGGTGTCTTGTATACATGTTCTGGAAAATTATATAGGCcatacaagaattttttttttttttttttgagacagggtctctacatagtcctagcagttctggaacttactatataaaccacactgaccttgaactcagagatctgcctacctttgcctcccaagtactgggtttaaaagtgtgtaccaccacgccaggctacaattcattttttttttttgtagattcaatttcatatgtatgaatgtttttcctaTATGTATAGATACGTACCATGCATGtgccaggtgcctgtggaggccagagagaactggagttagagttgGTTGGTgatggaattgaacccaggtcctctgcaaaagcaacaacaaatgcTCTAAACTGCTCAGTTCTCTCCAGCAGCCAGGAGTGAAGTGCTGATTTACTGTATGGCATGAGTGAATCTTAGAAGAATCTTCCTAAGGCTGACAGAAGAGGACTCATGCTAGCAGAGTCTAGTAAGGGAGCTGCCtccagaagaccacttcctagcCAGGAGAGCAGAAACGGTAGATGGGGAGTGAGTGTTCAGTGGGTAGAGGTTCATCTTGGGAAGGTGGACATGCTACTGCCTCtagagtgttggcattaaaggtgtgtactccagccccaatttttttaattaaaaattttttgaagccgggcggtggtggcgcacgcctttaatcccagcactcgggaggcagaggcaggcggatctctgtgagttcgagaccagcctggtctacaagagctagttccaggacaggctccaaaaccacagagaaaccctgtctcgaaaaaaccaaaaaaaaaaaaaaaaaaaaaaaaaaaaaaaatatttttttgagacaggatctgactGTGTAGTCCTGGGCTACTTCTCCTACCTCTCCTCCCCCCATTCctgctctgtttctgttcagaaaggggctgGTTTCCCATGGGTATCAGCAAAGCATAGCTtaccaagttgcagtaagactaagcatctccccTTGTATGAAGGCTGGGCCAGGCACCAGTATGAAGACTAGGTTCCCAGAAGGCAGCCAGAATGCCACTTTTATAGATCGTAATTGTGCTTTCCTGGGTGGAGCGGACAGTGAGTGTGGTTGTCATTCTTCTTGACTCGGGCCCAGAGTTCCTCCTGCTTGAGAATGTGGTACACCACTTCAAGTACCCTTGTGTGCTGGACTTGAAGATGGGTACCCGACAGCATGGGGATGATGCATCAGCCGAGAAAGCAGCCCGGCAGATGAGGAAGTGTGAGCAGAGCACATCCGCTACACTGGGGGTCAGGGTCTGTGGCATGCAGGTGAGTCACCACTGGTAAGAGCCCAGGTGCTGCCAGGTGCATGCTTTAGGTTGTGCCCATACCTGCCTGACACCCGTGTCCTCCAGGCCTGCACTGTTCCAGAATCTCCTCTGAAAGGGTGAGTCACCCACCCAGAGCCAAATATGTCTTTGCAAGTAGGTTCACTGAGCCCTGCTTTCCTCACTTGACTTTGAGCTCCATGTGCAGGGTCATTGAGAGAGCCTGCCGCCTTATCACTGGGCAAATAAGACTTGTCTATCAGCAGTGTGTTCCCAGTTAGAGTCTAGCTGGGCCCTGGGACAGCTTGGAGGCAGGCTTCTAAAGTGATGGCTATAGGCCTGGTGTTGGCTTTCACAGCTCCATGACGGGAAAACCTGGGGTGAATTGAATGTGGCCTCCCTGCTCCAGTAGGAGGAGCTGAAGAGCTCAGGTTGGTCAGAGTGCCTTCCagactgttttgtttggttggttggggtttctgttttgttgttgttctttgtttgtttgctgtttttgtttttgttttgcttggggaCACTTTGTGGACATCAAACCTTCCTGGTACTCAACCCTATCTTGTCTCCTGGGGTTTTAGGTATACCAGCTGGACACAGGTCATTACCTCTGCAGGAACAAGTACTATGGTCGTGGACTCTCCAGTGAAGGCTTCCGCAATGCCCTGTATCAATATCTGCACAATGGCCTGGACCTGCGACGTGATCTCTTTGAGCCTATCCTGAGCAAACTCCGGGGCCTCAAAGCTGTGCTGGAGCGGCAGGCCTCCTACCGCTTCTACTCCAGTTCTCTGCTCGTCATCTATGATGGCAAGGAGTGCCGGTCTGAGCTACGACTCAAGCACGTGGACATGGGGCTCCCTGAGGTGCCACCACTCTGTGGCCCCAGCACTAGCCCAAGCAGCACCAACCTTGAGGCTggcccctcctctccacccaagGTGGATGTCCGCATGATCGACTTTGCACACAGCACATTCAAGGGCTTCCGGGATGACCCCACTGTTCACGACGGGCCGGACAGAGGCTATGTGTTTGGTTTGGAGAATCTTATCAGCATTATGGAACAGATGCGGGACGAGAACCAGTAGGCCCACTTCTGGGCCCTAAGACCCCTTCTTCTCCACCCACAGGCAGGGACCATTGCTCTGAACTTGCTGTGAGGACACACTGACTTGCTTTTAAAGGGTTATATTTCTCTTTGGTGtaaactaaaagaaatgtttttagcTGTAGCCTGGaatccatatatatgtgtatctatatatgtatatatatggaatcCATCTATATATAAAGGAGGGCAGAACATACATCCTCTCAGCCAGGCTCCTTAGCTTTGTGGCTCTATCTGCTGTGTCCAGGCTGACTCAGGAAGACGTGGCCCCAGTGGGCTTGGCAGCAGAGACAGAATGCCTTTGAACTTTGGTTCCCTTGCCTAAGGTTTTTGGGGTGTGTGACTGCAGGGCTTTGCTGGTTATGAGGTAAAGCCCTAGGCTGGCACAGGGTCTCTCCATGCCTACTCATCCCTTATTTCCCAGAATTGGGAAGGGTTAAGTGCCCGTGTCTTGGGGGCCTTTCTAGTTGTGGGCCAGTGCTTGAGTAGTTGCCCTCGGCATTACAGGACTGACTGCACAGGTGGACTCATCCTCGGGTCTGATGTTGGCATTTGGCTAGATTTGTGAAACTGAGCTAAGGCCAACTCACAGCAGAGGGCAGGCCCTGGGATCCCTCAGCACCCACTGGCATGTAAACTTGCTCCTTTGTCTACAACCCCAGCCAGCCTTGCCGAGATCCCTTGCCTAAGGAGGCCCCATAGCCTCCTATCCCACTGAGATGGGCACCGCTCTGTCCACTGAGGAGAGTCAGTGTCCCAGTAGGCCTAAGGGCCTTTCGTGGCTCTGGCCTAGACAGTATTTGCAGTTCTTGAGCTTTGGGTGGTGTCCCTTCCTCTAGTTTGGGCAGCTGTGCTGCCTCTGGATGGGCTGCTGCTCCCAGGGCTCAGGGTCTGTGGTCCGCTCAGGGTCTTGTCTTCTCCAGGCCAAGCTCAAGGCAGCAGCCTGTTATATGGTGTTCCAGGCTCTAGGCTTGGAGGGAGAACTTTAAACTTTTCTGCTTTTAGGGACATAGGACCATGGGTACAGGTGCCCAGAGTCTGCTCAGAGCTTTGTCCAGTTAATTCCTGGGGTCTGTCAGTGAGTTCGTTTGTCCACCTGCCAGCCCCTGTTTTGTGGTGAGCTTTCTGGAGTATAGCCTTGTTGATTAGTAGCTATTGATTTCCTTCATGCTTTCCTCAGCAGAATAGTCTTTCCCTCTTCTGAGGTGAGCCTTTGCGCCTGTGCCCTCCTTAGCAGGTTCTGCTGTTTTACAAACCTGCTAGCAGAATGACCTGTAGTTGTGTTCACTTGCTGGCCTGGTGGCCTTCTTGTGGGCCTGGGGTATGACCCTCAGCACCAACAGTGGGGCACTGAAGGCTCAAGGGCTGATTCTGACCCATTGCTTTATTTTTGCTCCCAGCCCTTTGATGGTAGAGACCTGCTGCCTGTAACACGGGTGTCTAGCAGGTTACACTACACTCAGCCATCGCCGGGGCAAGCAGCAGTCTCCAAGTCTGTGGCCAGTGATCAGTGCTTTTGACATGTCTGTTTTGGCATTTGAAGATAATACTGCCAACCTTTGAGAAATACTGGTAACTAATGGTATAATTTCCTGGTTCGTAGAGATGCAGCCCCTGAAAAGGGCTCCTTGACGGACCCCAGGCATGGTCTTCTGACCCTGGTGCCAGTGGTGGGCAGGTTCCCATTCCTTAGGGCAGGGAGGCACAGCTTTGCCCATTTCTGGTTAGTAACAACTGTCTTCTGTCCAGTAGTATTCTGTTGCTTCAACCATGGGGGCAGTAAGTGTTCATTAGTGTAGATACATATCTGCCAGGATAGAGGTTAAGAGAGGGGTTTGGGGCCAGGGTGACCTCCTAGGAATGTGCTGTACTTCCCCAATTACCAGATTCTGGGAGGCACTGCCCCATTCTGTTGCTGCTTATGTAGCAAGGGAGGCTGTACCCACTACATTGCAAGTTCTGCCTCTACAGCATGGAAAGGCTGGGATTTTCTGCTTCTCCTCAAGGACAGGGCCCCACTTTTCAGCACTTTTGATATCTGGAGGGCCAGCTCGTTTATCTGATAGGTGGTGGCTAGTGTGGCCATTGCTTTTCTACCTGTCCCAGGCTAGAGTCTGTTCCTGACAGGCCCTGCCTTCCCAGCCCCAATTTGGGACCAAAGTGCAACTGGGATCATGGGTTGGGGAGCTCAGATTACCCCTCTCCATAGTATTTCCCTGGGCTAGGCTCACACCAGCCCCAGGAGATGTGTGGGAGTAAAATGGGATGGGTGGTGCTTAAAGACCGAAGGGACCAGTGTAGTAACTAACTCGCCTGGGACCCCACCCTTCCAGCTTTGGGCCTGTGCAATGGATTCTCTCTCCTAGAGGCCAGGGGTCTGGGCTAGTTCAATATCTGCTGCTCATTTGCTCCATCTGGCCACGTGCACGTTCCTTAGATGCAAACTGCTTTGAACTTTACAGCTGTGTAAGTTGGTTGTGTCTGTgcccattaaagaaaaaaaaaaaccctgcattttATTGAGATAAAAGAACCTGGGGAAAGTTCCTTTGCTTCTGTAGAGGAAATATAAGACTTTGATTTCTGGAAATTGTTTTCTGCTCCTCTTTCCTGGAAGCTACACAACTGCCTACATACCCTAAGACCTGCGCCTGGATACACGCGTGAATCCATTGGCGTTTAGGCGCGCTTGCGTTTCCCCGGGGTCTTGTGTGTGGAGGAGAGGAGTGCTTGGCCCGTGCCGGCCCCTCTCTGTACACCCAGCACTACCCGCCCGCTTGTGTCAGGTCGTATATGTCAAAATAAAGCCTCTAGAAACTGAACTCTGTCCAAGTCTTCGTGAAACCTTCACAACCTCTGGGTGGGCTGGCCT
This genomic interval carries:
- the Ip6k1 gene encoding inositol hexakisphosphate kinase 1; the encoded protein is MCVCQTMEVGQYGKNASRAGDRGVLLEPFIHQVGGHSSMMRYDDHTVCKPLISREQRFYESLPPEMKEFTPEYKGVVSVCFEGDSDGYINLVAYPYVESETVEQDDTPEREQPRRKHSRRSLHRSGSGSDHKEEKASLSFETFESPQEAKSPKVELHSHSDVPFQMLDSNSGLSSEKISYNPWSLRCHKQQLSRMRSESKDRKLYKFLLLENVVHHFKYPCVLDLKMGTRQHGDDASAEKAARQMRKCEQSTSATLGVRVCGMQVYQLDTGHYLCRNKYYGRGLSSEGFRNALYQYLHNGLDLRRDLFEPILSKLRGLKAVLERQASYRFYSSSLLVIYDGKECRSELRLKHVDMGLPEVPPLCGPSTSPSSTNLEAGPSSPPKVDVRMIDFAHSTFKGFRDDPTVHDGPDRGYVFGLENLISIMEQMRDENQ